A single region of the Salvia miltiorrhiza cultivar Shanhuang (shh) chromosome 8, IMPLAD_Smil_shh, whole genome shotgun sequence genome encodes:
- the LOC131001087 gene encoding uncharacterized protein At4g14450, chloroplastic-like: MESRNLSGRRQQLSRLQRRAPASIQINPVTEWNVAIPLLSPLVQSPNNLTADIKACSSSGKESAAAEKPAAVVMKKWQHPAAPFCYEPTPFLPFVCTGSSDRR; the protein is encoded by the coding sequence ATGGAGAGCAGAAATCTCTCCGGCCGGCGGCAGCAGCTCAGCCGACTGCAGCGGAGGGCGCCGGCGTCCATTCAGATCAATCCGGTCACGGAGTGGAACGTGGCGATACCGCTTCTATCGCCGTTGGTTCAGTCGCCCAACAATCTGACGGCGGATATCAAGGCTTGTTCCAGTAGCGGAAAGGAGTCGGCGGCCGCGGAAAAGCCGGCTGCGGTGGTGATGAAGAAGTGGCAGCACCCCGCCGCGCCGTTCTGTTACGAGCCGACGCCGTTTTTGCCCTTTGTTTGTACAGGAAGCTCAGATAGACGATAA
- the LOC131001088 gene encoding enoyl-CoA delta isomerase 2, peroxisomal-like, whose protein sequence is MCTLEKRGSIFFLTLTGATKKDQEHRLNPPLIAAIRAALAEVRSQAVPGSALITQAEGRFFSNGFDLRHAQAVGAAAGSADAAGAELLNMVDLFRGVVADLLSLPMPTVAAVTGHAAAAGLILAMSHDYVVMKKSRAVLYLSELDIGMSLPDYFTALIKEKVGSSAARRELALRAAKVDAEAAVRMGIVDAAYDSAEDVAAAAVRTAEELGKKEWSGEAYAEIRKSLYPDVCSLLGLEEKAVMPSKL, encoded by the coding sequence ATGTGCACGTTAGAGAAGCGCGGCAGTATCTTCTTCCTCACGCTAACCGGCGCCACCAAGAAAGACCAGGAGCACCGCCTAAACCCGCCACTCATCGCCGCCATCCGCGCGGCGCTAGCTGAAGTCAGATCGCAAGCCGTCCCGGGATCGGCGCTCATCACTCAAGCCGAAGGCCGATTCTTCTCCAACGGCTTCGACCTCCGCCACGCGCAGGCCGTCGGCGCGGCCGCCGGCTCTGCCGATGCTGCGGGGGCAGAGCTCCTCAACATGGTAGATCTGTTTCGAGGCGTCGTCGCCGACCTCCTCTCCCTCCCTATGCCGACGGTCGCGGCTGTCACGGGGCACGCGGCGGCGGCAGGGCTGATCCTCGCAATGAGTCACGACTACGTCGTGATGAAGAAATCGAGAGCGGTGCTGTACCTGAGCGAGCTCGATATCGGCATGAGCCTGCCGGATTACTTCACAGCTCTGATCAAGGAGAAAGTCGGCTCCAGCGCTGCGCGGCGGGAGCTGGCGCTCCGTGCGGCGAAGGTCGATGCAGAGGCGGCGGTGCGGATGGGGATTGTCGATGCGGCGTATGATAGCGCAGAGGACGTGGCGGCGGCAGCGGTGCGAACGGCGGAGGAGCTGGGGAAGAAGGAGTGGAGCGGCGAAGCGTACGCCGAGATCAGGAAGTCCCTGTATCCAGATGTATGCAGTTTGTTAGGGTTGGAAGAGAAGGCCGTCATGCCGTCTAAGCTTTGA